GCGTCCCAGAGTGGTTCGTGCTGGGGTTCCGGAAACAGGGTCTCCGGTTCGGGAAACAGCGAGTCCTCGATCATGTAACTGCCCCGCTCATGCAACTGCCTCGGGATATCCGCCCATCCGCTCGAGATGGCTCTCGACGTCCTCGATGAATCCGGGGATGAAGCGGAGATTGCCCATGCGTGCGCGTTTGAGGAAACCAGCGGTGGCCCGGGCGGACAACAGCCGCGTGTCTTCGAGGAACCCGCTCAGATCCTCGTAGTCGTGTTGAACGGGCCACGTCGAGGTGTGGACGCGGAACGCTTGGCGGTTGCGGCCCCACGCGGCGCTCGGCCAGGCGTCACCGGGTTCGAGGGGCGTCTCGCTGTCGGCGTCGTATTCGATGGGATCGCCCAGACGGCTACCTACCCATGACGCCATTCGCACGCTCACGGCATTGCCGACGAGCTTCCAGCGATGGCTGTGTCGCAAGCCCGGGACGTCGACGGCTGGCAGTGTCCAGTCGGGATCGAAACCCTGCAGCCGCTCCGCGTCGATCAGGCCGGGGGTGACGATCTCACCGGACGGCAGCCGCACCGCCGGTTGGCTGGGGATTCCGACGGAAGATCCACCCTTGAGTGTCGGTACGGCGTTGACGGCCCAACCGAGTCCGCGGGTGCCCTCGGTCCAGTAAAAGCCACACGGGAAGTCTGCAGGGTCGCCGCCGAGTCGCTCACCGGCATCTTGGCCGAAGAGGATTTCGCGGGGATCTTCGGTACGCGAGGCGAGCATGATGACGCGCTGGCGGCGCTGCGGCAGGCCGAATGCCCGGGCGTCGACAACGCGGTACGCCCACGTGTACCCGAGGTCTTCGAGGGCGTCGGTGATGTGACGCATCGCGGCGCCCTTGCC
The nucleotide sequence above comes from Rhodococcus sp. KBS0724. Encoded proteins:
- a CDS encoding DNA cytosine methyltransferase, with the protein product MVGLFAGIGGLELGLSEHGWNTELLCEIDPGAQAVLRSRFSDVPLHGDVTKLRALPADIDLVAAGFPCQDLSQAGKTAGITGARSGLVDEVFRLVKRKKGPRWLVIENVPFMLQLGKGAAMRHITDALEDLGYTWAYRVVDARAFGLPQRRQRVIMLASRTEDPREILFGQDAGERLGGDPADFPCGFYWTEGTRGLGWAVNAVPTLKGGSSVGIPSQPAVRLPSGEIVTPGLIDAERLQGFDPDWTLPAVDVPGLRHSHRWKLVGNAVSVRMASWVGSRLGDPIEYDADSETPLEPGDAWPSAAWGRNRQAFRVHTSTWPVQHDYEDLSGFLEDTRLLSARATAGFLKRARMGNLRFIPGFIEDVESHLERMGGYPEAVA